Proteins encoded together in one Antennarius striatus isolate MH-2024 chromosome 13, ASM4005453v1, whole genome shotgun sequence window:
- the phldb2a gene encoding pleckstrin homology-like domain family B member 2, with protein sequence MKSMLPPRSAVTTLGYGSDCVKMEQSGAGSVSGALLRGSRSKAELQELMETLQRRKSALEASLRAAECNRKYLSVPSPVGSHPTRPLSLLSNTDRPQSASRTFSYMTSSSVPPSPRQGDRQLNQNGLLRHSHSRHQSQDSLTLAGGVDGSSLLSSYGQPLPRSPRVKGGAASVPSSPRMGRRPYSHGKAGGEPRQRKYSTGSLNSLGMHSRSLPRLHNAVDPPALSIASRHSVGSHRGVGSAGPRHSLSSLEQPPDVTVPASMPSTPRRASLASLSSLGVDLDGTGLDLGFGERRLSFGKGGLSPGQRVGSISSLNGKEELRDYHQHQRDERLREQKVQRLECQRLETILNLCTELGHVEREPTGSAVSDLQKINKELEKLQVSDDESVFSDSPGSSAPENCFGTKAREFQLTEDQQVSQRLQSGYREARSHSPAISLNSSAPSPSTHHRNKLLENMQLKQEVTHIEEERIQVLNNIEELEQKIKDLDNQMEESVREMEVECALLEGEQESEVAQLEAEKERLQQLKEKLQSDKKNPTEKSEEAQEQTKSFEDLEFQKLEKEVNQSEEKEKQSQELLQEIAECQRLNITRKERIMTLKKQSSQITLQAQQERENFQREKNNLLIMLQKEREKLASLEGKYAALSEGQTFSANPVAVTEHLHSLKERRRSSKENSSNANDILPHKRNQQFLTCYGRSLGRTLPPRTHLPLSQTSSCGSIIPQAFSFSSRRLPKTSGGQAHMSEDRQRRSDICSRMISESNVFLDSFSYPDNSQTSDTVSVDSSDSLETSFSACSPDNISSASMSNMVKIEEMERLLREAQAEKQRLLEHREREMEMRRQALEEERRRREELEKRLQEETSRRQRLVEREVKLREKQRSQSRLLTRYLPVRKDDFNLHGHIEAAGHNPDACFHLAITDKTCRGFLVKMGGKIKTWKKRWFVFDQNRRTLTYYADKHETKMKGVIYFQAIEEVYYDHLKNAHKSPNPSLTFSVKTHDRVYYMVAPSPEAMRIWMDVMVTGAEGQMHFMV encoded by the exons ATGAAGAGCATGCTTCCTCCCAGGAGTGCTGTTACCACTCTGGGTTATGGCTCTG actgTGTTAAGATGGAGCAGAGCGGTGCTGGCTCGGTGAGCGGGGCGCTGCTGAGGGGGTCCCGCTCCAAGGCGGAGCTACAGGAACTGATGGAAACTCTGCAGCGAAGGAAGAGCGCTCTGGAGGCGAGTCTGAGGGCGGCCGAGTGCAACCGGAAGTACCTGAGCGTGCCTTCACCTGTCGGATCCCACCCCACCAGGCCGCTGTCGCTGCTCAGCAACACCGACCGGCCTCAATCTGCTTCCAGAACCTTCTCCTACATGACCAGCAGCAGCGTGCCTCCGTCGCCTCGCCAAGGCGATCGCCAGCTCAATCAGAACGGCTTGCTCCGCCATTCCCATTCTCGCCACCAGTCGCAAGACAGTCTTACCCTCGCAGGCGGGGTGGATGGAAGCTCCCTGTTATCCTCCTACGGCCAGCCCCTACCTCGTTCTCCTCGGGTCAAAGGTGGAGCAGCCAGTGTGCCGTCTAGCCCCCGTATGGGCCGCAGGCCGTACTCTCACGGCAAAGCCGGAGGGGAGCCCCGACAGAGGAAATACTCTACCGGTTCGCTAAACAGCCTTGGTATGCACAGTCGCTCCCTGCCTCGGCTGCACAATGCGGTAGACCCCCCTGCTCTGTCAATAGCATCACGCCACTCTGTTGGTTCCCACAGAGGAGTGGGGTCAGCAGGGCCGCGACACAGTCTGTCCTCCCTAGAGCAGCCACCCGATGTGACCGTACCAGCCAGTATGCCCAGCACCCCCAGGAGGGCCAGTTTGGCCTCTCTGAGCTCTCTGGGGGTGGACCTGGACGGGACAGGTTTAGATCTGGGTTTTGGGGAAAGGAGGTTGTCTTTTGGGAAGGGTGGGCTGAGTCCAGGGCAGAGGGTGGGCAGCATCAGCTCCCTGAATGGCAAAGAGGAACTGAGAGACTATCACCAGCACCAGAGAGATGAACGCCTCCGAGAACAGAAGGTCCAGAGATTG GAGTGTCAGCGCTTAGAGACGATCCTGAACCTGTGCACTGAGTTGGGTCACGTGGAGAGAGAGCCGACGGGCTCGGCTGTGTCTGACCTGCAGAAGATCAATAAGGAACTGGAGAAGCTGCAGGTGTCGGATGATGAGTCAGTGTTCTCTGACTCCCCCGGCAGCTCTGCTCCAGAGAACTGCTTCGGGACCAAAGCCAGGGAGTTTCAACTCACCGAGGACCAGCAGGTCAGTCAGCGTCTGCAAAGCGGCTACAGAGAGGCCCGGTCGCATTCACCAGCCATCAGCCTGAACAGCAGCGCCCCCTCGCCCTCCACCCACCACAGGAACAAA CTTTTGGAGAACATGCAGTTGAAACAAGAAGTAACACACATAGAAGAAGAGAGGATTCAAGTTTTAAACAACATCGAGGAGCTGGAACAGAAGATCAAAGACCTGGACAACCAGATGGAGGAGTCTGTCCGAGAG ATGGAGGTGGAGTGTGCTCTGCTGGAGGGCGAACAGGAGTCTGAGGTGGCCCAGCTGGAGGCGGAAAAGGAACGTCTGCAGCAACTGAAAGAGAAACTCCAGAGTGACAAGAAGAATCCTACCGAGAAATCAGAG GAGGCACAGGAGCAGACAAAAAGTTTTGAGGATTTGGAGTTTCAGAAGCTGGAAAAAGAAGTCAATCAGAGCgaggaaaaagagaaacagagccaagagctgctgcaggagatcGCCGAGTGTCAGCGCCTCAACATCACACGCAAG GAAAGAATCATGACGCTGAAGAAACAGTCATCACAGATTACTTTGCAGGCTCAGCAGGAACGAGAGAATTTTCAGAGAGAGAAGAACAATCTTCTCATCATGCTCCAGAAG GAAAGAGAGAAACTGGCGTCTCTGGAAGGGAAATACGCAGCGTTGTCTGAGGGGCAGACATTCAGCGCCAACCCTGTAGCCGTCACAGAG CACCTGCACTCTCTgaaggaaaggagaagaagcagcAAAGAAAACTCCTCCAATGCGAACGACATCCTACCTCACAAGAGGAATCAGCAGTTCCTCACCTGCTACGGCAGATCCCTGGGACGCACACTTCCTCCCAGG ACCCACCTGCCTCTGTCACAAACCTCCAGCTGTGGCAGCATCATCCCGCAAGccttcagcttctccagccgCCGGCTCCCAAAGA CGAGCGGCGGCCAAGCACACATGAGTGAAGACAGGCAGAGAAGGAGCGATATTTGCAGCAGGATGATCTCTGAGTCCAACGTCTTCTTGGATTCCTTCTCGTACCCGGACAACAGCCAGACGTCAGATACCGTCAGCGTGGACAGCTCTGACAGCCTGGAGACCAGCTTCTCCGCCTGCTCCCCAGACAACATCTCCAG TGCCAGTATGTCCAATATGGTAAAGATTGAGGAGATGGAGCGTTTGCTCCGAGAGGCCCAAGCCGAGAAGCAGAGGCTCCTTGAACATCGG GAGCGGGAGATGGAGATGCGCAGGCAggccctggaggaggagaggagaagaagggaggaaCTGGAGAAACGCCTGCAGGAAGAGACGAGCAGGAGACAGAGGCTCGTGGAGAGAGAAGTGAAGCTCAGGGAGAAACAAAGATCACAG TCTCGACTGTTGACCCGCTACCTCCCTGTGAGAAAAGATGACTTTAATCTTCACGGTCACATCGAGGCAGCTGGACACAACCCAGACGCCTGCTTCCATTTAGCCATCACAGATAAAACCTGTCGaggttttctggtcaaaatggGCGGCAAGATAAAAACCTGGAAGAAACGCTGGTTCGTCTTCGACCAGAATCGGAGGACCCTCACCTACTACGCAG ATAAACATGAGACAAAGATGAAGGGAGTCATTTACTTCCAAGCCATAGAGGAGGTTTATTATGACCACCTAAAGAACGCTCACAAA AGCCCCAATCCTTCCCTGACCTTCAGTGTGAAGACCCACGATCGGGTGTACTACATGGTGGCGCCGTCACCTGAGGCCATGCGTATCTGGATGGATGTCATGGTTACGGGCGCCGAAGGGCAGATGCATTTCATGGTGTAA